A single window of Brevundimonas naejangsanensis DNA harbors:
- a CDS encoding sulfite exporter TauE/SafE family protein — MSALPLSELALMLAALVGAGAIAGVIGGLFGVGGGTVLVPALFYAFSVLGVGGESNLHVAIGTSLLTIVATSLRSLATHRAHGAVDETVLKTWTPWVAFGGLVGAAIAGFTSMEGLAVVYGACLLLVAAQMGVMPERFTLRKDLPTGWGRRGAGTGIGLLSAMMGVGGGSFGGMMMTLCGRPIHQAVATASGFGLAIGAAAALGFAFFGWDAPGRPPLSLGYVNVPAAVIMGLLTALTAPYGARLAHRLDRKILRRAFAAYLLLTALSVVLKAL; from the coding sequence ATGAGCGCCCTTCCCCTATCCGAACTCGCCCTGATGCTCGCCGCCCTTGTCGGCGCCGGGGCGATCGCCGGAGTGATCGGCGGCCTGTTCGGCGTCGGCGGCGGGACGGTGCTGGTGCCGGCGCTGTTCTACGCCTTCTCGGTGCTGGGCGTGGGCGGCGAGAGCAATCTGCACGTCGCCATCGGCACCTCGCTTCTGACCATCGTCGCCACCTCGCTGAGGTCGCTGGCCACGCACCGGGCGCATGGGGCGGTGGATGAGACGGTGCTGAAGACCTGGACGCCGTGGGTGGCGTTTGGCGGTCTGGTCGGGGCGGCGATTGCGGGCTTCACCTCGATGGAGGGTCTGGCGGTCGTCTATGGCGCCTGTCTGCTGTTGGTCGCGGCGCAGATGGGGGTGATGCCCGAGCGGTTCACCCTGAGAAAAGACCTGCCGACGGGCTGGGGCCGTCGCGGGGCGGGGACAGGCATCGGCCTGCTGTCCGCCATGATGGGCGTGGGGGGCGGCAGCTTCGGCGGCATGATGATGACCCTGTGCGGACGGCCGATCCATCAGGCGGTCGCCACCGCCTCGGGCTTCGGCCTGGCGATCGGGGCGGCGGCTGCGTTGGGTTTCGCCTTTTTCGGCTGGGATGCGCCGGGGCGGCCGCCGCTGTCGCTGGGTTATGTCAATGTGCCGGCGGCGGTGATCATGGGGCTGCTGACGGCGTTGACGGCGCCCTATGGCGCGCGGCTGGCGCACCGGCTGGACCGCAAGATCCTGCGCCGGGCGTTTGCGGCCTATCTGTTGCTGACGGCCCTGTCGGTGGTGCTGAAGGCGCTGTGA
- a CDS encoding TonB-dependent receptor plug domain-containing protein codes for MSPTLNARLMRSTGLGASLMMAVAVSATAAAAQTEPPASPESSTQLDEIIVTGSRIARKDYNSTSPIVTVGKEDFQATGSVTIDSLITDLPQFVPSVNSTSNNPSNGGQANIDLRGLGTQRTLVLMNGRRVIPSNPNGTVDINILPTPLIRSVEVISGGASATYGSDALAGVANFIIDDRFDGVQIDAQYGVTDRGDGETESYSVTVGGDIDGDRGNAVLSASRSTRQLIYNANRDFSAISGPSGTSPLGSTVFDANNLPNQTAINTYFGRAGIAATGGFGFNNDGSLFAYQGTRNYKSPGGIDFDGYANPGSDYAYNTGALNYLQLPLERWNLFSALNYRISDAVKVYGSLLLTDYQSANELAASPAASSTGFRVPVTNPFIPADLAALLATRANRGASFRLDKRFNDLGGRRAAEDYTVYQGTFGVRGDLVGLQDWTYDVYGQYGRSERTTTQSGNVSRSAVQALLDAADGGASLCTGGFDPFGQSNLSPACIAYIGRTTVNNTVQEQTVLEASLQGGLFNLPAGEVRFASGLQYRGDNFDFRPDASLARINPVVTRPDGGTTGGSEIAGFNPQQPLTGTTYSVEAFIEAIVPILRDLPFVKSLELNLGYRYADYDTVGGAPSYKAEVNWIVSDALRLRGGIQHAVRAPSIGELFQPLNTNFPSIGGVSATGLGGDPCDTRSSYRTGPNAAKVAALCSAQAAAAGSPNFIYTNNQVPGFAGGNPDLTEEVADSFTAGLVVTSPFRSAWTSGLSASLDYYSIEIEDVIGAVSASAMLQGCFNAQGQNPTYDQSNGYCQLFRRDPLSGSVIDARELNENLATLKTSGVDAQIDWRINLAEVGLPAWGDLNLNVIVGWLGTRERQDVPGGPEVDRVGTVDVVTAGQFNSFPEWKSLTSLNWSHGDFGLGLRWRYVDEMTAFTSGEVLNGTHYFDLNAQWSITDALTLRATVNNVADEQPQTWNPGAQANTDPSTYDVLGRRFSVGLSAKF; via the coding sequence ATGAGCCCCACCCTAAACGCGCGCCTCATGCGCTCCACCGGCCTTGGCGCCTCGCTGATGATGGCCGTTGCCGTTTCCGCGACCGCCGCCGCCGCACAGACTGAGCCACCGGCATCGCCGGAGAGCAGTACCCAGCTCGACGAGATCATCGTCACCGGATCGCGGATCGCTCGAAAGGACTATAATTCCACCAGTCCCATCGTGACCGTGGGTAAAGAAGATTTCCAAGCTACCGGTTCAGTCACCATAGACTCGCTGATCACTGACCTGCCCCAGTTCGTGCCGTCGGTGAACTCGACATCCAATAATCCGTCCAATGGCGGACAGGCCAATATCGACCTGCGCGGTTTGGGCACCCAACGCACGCTCGTATTGATGAATGGCCGCCGCGTCATTCCCTCCAATCCCAACGGCACGGTCGACATCAACATCCTGCCGACGCCGCTGATCCGATCCGTCGAAGTCATCTCGGGCGGCGCCTCGGCGACCTACGGGTCCGACGCCCTCGCGGGCGTCGCCAATTTCATTATCGATGACCGTTTTGACGGCGTTCAGATCGACGCCCAGTACGGGGTCACGGACCGCGGCGATGGCGAAACTGAGTCCTATTCCGTCACGGTCGGCGGGGACATCGATGGCGATCGCGGCAACGCCGTCCTTTCGGCTAGCCGTTCGACTCGTCAGCTTATCTACAACGCCAACCGAGACTTCTCGGCCATTTCGGGTCCCTCCGGGACATCCCCTCTCGGCAGTACCGTGTTCGACGCCAACAATCTGCCGAACCAAACCGCCATCAACACCTATTTTGGTCGAGCCGGCATCGCCGCCACGGGCGGTTTCGGTTTCAATAACGACGGCTCACTCTTCGCCTACCAGGGGACGCGGAACTACAAGAGCCCGGGCGGGATCGATTTTGACGGCTACGCCAACCCCGGCTCCGACTACGCCTACAATACAGGAGCGCTCAACTATCTTCAGCTTCCGCTGGAAAGATGGAACCTGTTTTCGGCCCTGAACTACAGGATCTCGGACGCAGTGAAGGTCTACGGCAGCCTGCTCCTTACGGACTACCAGTCCGCCAATGAATTGGCGGCCTCCCCCGCGGCATCGAGCACCGGCTTCCGCGTGCCGGTCACCAATCCCTTCATTCCCGCCGACCTAGCGGCCTTGCTCGCCACGCGCGCCAATCGGGGTGCCTCCTTCCGGCTGGACAAGCGCTTCAATGACCTAGGAGGCCGTCGCGCAGCCGAGGATTACACGGTTTACCAAGGCACCTTCGGAGTACGCGGCGACCTGGTCGGTCTGCAGGACTGGACCTATGATGTCTACGGCCAGTACGGACGCTCGGAACGGACGACGACCCAGTCGGGCAACGTCTCCCGTTCGGCCGTGCAGGCCCTGCTGGACGCAGCCGACGGCGGCGCCTCCCTGTGCACAGGCGGCTTCGATCCATTCGGCCAGTCCAACCTGTCGCCAGCCTGCATCGCCTACATCGGCCGCACCACGGTCAACAACACCGTCCAGGAACAGACTGTTCTAGAAGCCTCCCTACAGGGCGGCCTCTTCAATCTCCCCGCCGGAGAGGTCCGTTTCGCCTCCGGCCTGCAATATCGAGGCGACAACTTCGACTTCCGACCTGACGCCTCGCTCGCCCGCATCAATCCTGTGGTCACGCGTCCCGACGGCGGTACGACTGGCGGTTCCGAAATAGCCGGCTTCAACCCGCAGCAGCCCCTCACGGGGACGACCTATTCGGTCGAGGCCTTCATTGAAGCCATCGTGCCGATCCTGCGCGACCTGCCGTTCGTCAAGTCGCTCGAGTTGAACCTCGGCTACCGCTACGCGGACTATGATACAGTCGGCGGCGCGCCTTCGTACAAGGCGGAGGTGAACTGGATCGTATCTGACGCCTTGCGCCTGCGAGGCGGGATACAACACGCTGTGCGTGCGCCGTCTATCGGGGAGTTGTTCCAGCCTCTCAACACCAACTTCCCCTCCATAGGCGGCGTCAGCGCGACCGGCCTGGGCGGCGACCCCTGCGACACGCGCAGCAGCTATCGCACAGGACCCAATGCGGCCAAGGTCGCCGCGCTCTGCTCGGCTCAAGCTGCCGCGGCCGGGTCGCCCAACTTCATCTACACCAACAATCAGGTGCCAGGCTTTGCAGGGGGAAACCCAGACCTGACCGAAGAGGTCGCGGATTCATTCACGGCCGGCCTTGTGGTCACCTCCCCCTTCCGGTCGGCATGGACATCCGGGCTGTCAGCCTCGCTCGACTATTACAGCATCGAGATTGAGGACGTGATCGGGGCCGTCTCCGCCTCCGCCATGCTTCAGGGGTGTTTCAACGCCCAAGGTCAAAACCCGACCTATGATCAGAGCAACGGCTATTGCCAACTGTTCCGGCGCGACCCCCTTTCGGGAAGCGTCATCGACGCCCGAGAACTGAACGAGAACCTCGCCACCCTGAAGACCTCGGGAGTCGACGCCCAGATCGACTGGCGCATCAATCTCGCCGAGGTCGGCTTGCCAGCCTGGGGCGACCTGAACCTGAATGTCATCGTGGGCTGGTTAGGAACTCGAGAGCGCCAGGATGTTCCGGGAGGCCCTGAGGTCGACCGCGTCGGCACGGTTGATGTCGTCACCGCCGGTCAGTTCAACAGCTTCCCTGAATGGAAGAGCCTGACCTCTCTCAACTGGTCGCACGGCGACTTTGGTCTCGGCCTGCGCTGGCGCTATGTGGACGAGATGACCGCCTTCACCTCCGGCGAAGTACTGAACGGCACCCACTATTTCGACCTGAACGCCCAATGGTCGATCACGGACGCCCTGACTTTGCGAGCGACCGTCAACAATGTGGCTGATGAACAGCCCCAGACTTGGAATCCGGGCGCCCAGGCCAACACTGATCCATCAACCTATGACGTATTGGGTCGTCGCTTCTCCGTCGGTCTCTCGGCGAAATTCTGA
- a CDS encoding helix-turn-helix domain-containing protein: protein MSASDGIRKARRLQSDGDVDFIPAGCWGWWRDEGPSSLIALTLCPSVISSAASTMARPIRSVRLSPRLGFRDDRLAALARLTPKDDDPASWPFVDALATAVAIQLIIHAEAPSAPSTPTRLKPLGQRRLKAVLAHMDARLDQPLSLDGLAEVVGLKRSQFAAAFRLATGQSPTQYLIRRRVEVAAQLLQSGPVSISEVAFQTGFAHQSHLSRAMRRHVGLSPAALIRASDSASAGRSDETIKLALRSA, encoded by the coding sequence ATGAGCGCGTCGGACGGAATACGCAAGGCACGCCGGCTCCAGAGTGACGGCGATGTCGACTTCATCCCGGCCGGCTGTTGGGGATGGTGGCGGGATGAGGGCCCCAGCAGCCTGATCGCCCTCACCCTGTGTCCGAGCGTGATATCCAGCGCCGCTTCGACGATGGCCCGCCCCATCCGATCAGTCCGCCTGTCTCCTCGCCTGGGTTTCCGCGACGACAGGCTTGCAGCCCTGGCCCGCCTGACGCCGAAAGATGACGATCCGGCCTCCTGGCCCTTCGTCGACGCCCTCGCCACAGCCGTCGCCATCCAACTCATCATCCATGCCGAAGCCCCGTCAGCACCTTCGACGCCGACGCGACTGAAGCCCTTGGGTCAGCGCCGGCTGAAGGCGGTGCTCGCACATATGGACGCCAGACTAGATCAACCCCTGAGCCTCGACGGGCTGGCCGAAGTGGTCGGTCTGAAGCGATCACAGTTTGCGGCCGCCTTCCGCTTGGCCACCGGCCAGTCCCCGACCCAGTATCTCATTCGCAGGCGCGTCGAGGTCGCGGCGCAACTTCTCCAGTCGGGCCCTGTCTCGATCAGCGAGGTCGCCTTCCAGACCGGGTTCGCACACCAGAGCCACCTCTCTCGCGCTATGCGTCGCCACGTGGGCCTATCCCCCGCTGCGCTGATACGAGCTTCTGACAGCGCCTCTGCAGGACGTTCGGACGAAACGATCAAGCTCGCGCTCAGGTCGGCCTGA
- a CDS encoding methyl-accepting chemotaxis protein, protein MLQNLSVPKKLILSFMAVIGACGAATLIVLWCVVSLQRADAADLTSREVMKASDRLLAAAVEQQNAMRGYVANRDPAFIEVFDTSGADVKARMADLAASDVEGAYVAEQTALIAAAGAFEKSAAEIMALARDPAADGAAQSQAAAGARLTDIRQAVSAIQTREAAQAQARAEAKSAAFVQAYVSFAIGGVLALAIAVAAALWLIGALSRPVEAMTRAMGRLAGGDLNVAIPAMGRRDEIGRMADAVLTFKQNAEEKARLEAEAEAARLIAEAEQQAQAARDAEAARQQAQVVQGVARGLERLSGGQLAFRLNDPFAPEYEGLRTDFNAAMDRLQGVMRVIVERAAAIGASAREISHASDDLSRRTEQQAASLEETAAALEQITATVARSAEGAIEAGGVVRGARSEAVEGQAVVGRAIAAMSAIQQSSNQIGAIIGVIDEIAFQTNLLALNAGVEAARAGDAGRGFAVVASEVRALAQRSASAAKEIKTLISESGRQVGAGVALVGDTGQALERIAGQIERLTTIAEEIAASSQEQSSGLQQVNIAVTQMDQVTQQNAAMVEQSTAASHALASDAVELDRMMGQFALDDARDLDARGRMEALARAVA, encoded by the coding sequence ATGCTGCAGAACCTGTCCGTGCCCAAGAAGCTGATCCTGTCCTTCATGGCGGTGATCGGGGCCTGCGGGGCGGCGACCCTGATCGTCCTGTGGTGCGTGGTCTCGCTGCAGCGCGCCGACGCGGCGGACCTGACGTCGCGCGAGGTGATGAAGGCGTCCGACCGCCTGCTGGCCGCCGCCGTCGAGCAGCAGAACGCCATGCGCGGCTATGTCGCCAATCGCGACCCGGCCTTCATCGAGGTGTTCGACACGAGCGGCGCCGACGTGAAGGCGCGCATGGCGGACCTGGCGGCGTCGGATGTCGAGGGCGCCTATGTCGCCGAACAGACGGCTCTGATCGCCGCCGCCGGCGCATTCGAGAAGAGCGCTGCAGAGATCATGGCTCTGGCCCGCGATCCCGCAGCCGATGGCGCGGCGCAGTCGCAGGCGGCCGCCGGCGCCCGCCTGACAGACATTCGCCAGGCGGTCAGCGCCATCCAGACCAGGGAGGCGGCTCAGGCCCAGGCGCGCGCCGAGGCCAAATCCGCCGCCTTTGTTCAGGCCTATGTCTCCTTCGCCATCGGCGGGGTGCTGGCTCTGGCCATCGCCGTGGCCGCCGCCCTGTGGCTGATCGGCGCCCTCAGCCGCCCGGTCGAGGCCATGACCCGCGCCATGGGCCGTCTGGCCGGCGGCGATCTGAACGTGGCCATTCCGGCAATGGGCCGCCGCGACGAGATCGGGCGCATGGCCGACGCCGTCCTGACCTTCAAACAGAACGCCGAGGAGAAGGCGCGTCTGGAGGCCGAGGCCGAGGCCGCGCGCCTGATCGCCGAAGCCGAACAGCAGGCGCAGGCCGCCCGCGACGCCGAGGCCGCCCGCCAGCAGGCCCAGGTGGTCCAGGGCGTGGCCAGGGGGCTGGAGCGCCTGTCGGGCGGCCAGTTGGCCTTCCGTCTGAACGACCCGTTCGCGCCGGAATATGAAGGCCTGCGCACCGATTTCAACGCGGCGATGGATCGGCTGCAGGGCGTGATGCGGGTCATCGTCGAACGCGCCGCCGCCATCGGCGCCAGCGCCCGCGAGATCAGCCACGCCTCCGACGACCTGTCGCGCCGCACCGAACAGCAGGCCGCCAGCCTGGAAGAGACGGCGGCCGCTCTTGAACAGATCACCGCCACCGTGGCCCGTTCGGCCGAGGGCGCGATAGAGGCGGGCGGCGTGGTGCGCGGCGCCCGGTCCGAAGCGGTCGAGGGGCAGGCCGTGGTCGGCCGCGCCATCGCCGCCATGAGCGCGATCCAACAATCCTCGAACCAGATCGGCGCCATCATCGGCGTGATCGACGAGATCGCCTTCCAGACCAATCTGCTGGCTCTGAATGCAGGGGTAGAGGCGGCGCGGGCGGGCGACGCCGGGCGCGGCTTCGCCGTGGTGGCGTCCGAGGTGCGGGCCCTGGCCCAGCGTTCGGCCTCTGCGGCCAAGGAGATCAAGACGCTGATTTCGGAATCCGGCCGTCAGGTCGGGGCGGGGGTGGCCCTGGTCGGCGATACCGGCCAGGCGCTGGAGCGGATCGCCGGTCAGATCGAACGCCTGACGACCATCGCCGAAGAAATCGCCGCGTCTTCGCAGGAGCAGTCCAGCGGTCTGCAGCAGGTCAATATCGCCGTGACCCAGATGGATCAGGTCACGCAGCAGAACGCGGCCATGGTCGAGCAGTCGACCGCCGCCAGCCATGCTCTGGCGTCGGACGCGGTCGAGCTGGATCGGATGATGGGGCAGTTCGCGTTGGACGACGCGCGCGATCTGGACGCGCGCGGGCGGATGGAGGCCCTGGCGCGGGCCGTAGCTTAA
- the dusA gene encoding tRNA dihydrouridine(20/20a) synthase DusA: MSINQAHRLSVAPMMDWTDRNCRAFHRALSARALLYTEMVTAPAVIHGDRDRLLGFDAVEHPVALQLGGSDSAQLAEAAKIGESYGYDEINLNVGCPSDRVQSGRFGACLMREPELVADCMAAIKAAVAVPATVKCRIGVDDQDPQESLFATVDASAAVGITHFVVHARKAWLKGLSPKENRDVPPLDYDLVRRLKRERPHLTICINGGIGDLDQAEAHLDASDGVQLDGVMLGRAAYHEPALMGQVDRRIFGEAVEDVDVFEALERYRPYMAARLDEGANLASMTRHMLGLMHGRAGARAFRRILTVEGVKPGAGLEVVDRAVSAVREAEARQARLGESEEAA, translated from the coding sequence ATGTCTATAAATCAAGCTCATAGACTGTCCGTAGCGCCCATGATGGACTGGACCGACCGAAACTGTCGGGCGTTTCATCGTGCGTTGAGCGCGCGCGCCCTGCTGTATACGGAGATGGTGACGGCGCCGGCGGTGATTCACGGCGATCGGGACCGCCTGCTGGGCTTTGACGCGGTCGAGCATCCGGTGGCGCTGCAACTCGGCGGTTCGGACTCGGCCCAGCTGGCCGAGGCGGCGAAGATCGGCGAGTCGTATGGCTATGACGAGATCAACCTGAATGTCGGCTGCCCTTCGGATCGCGTGCAATCGGGCCGTTTCGGCGCTTGTCTAATGCGCGAGCCGGAGCTGGTGGCCGACTGCATGGCGGCGATCAAGGCGGCGGTCGCCGTGCCCGCCACCGTCAAATGCCGCATCGGCGTCGATGATCAGGACCCGCAGGAGAGCCTGTTCGCCACGGTCGACGCCTCGGCGGCGGTGGGGATCACCCACTTCGTCGTCCACGCGCGCAAGGCCTGGCTGAAGGGCCTGTCGCCCAAGGAGAATCGCGACGTGCCGCCGCTGGACTATGATCTGGTGCGGCGGCTGAAGCGCGAGCGGCCGCATCTGACCATCTGCATCAACGGCGGCATCGGCGATCTGGACCAGGCCGAGGCGCATCTGGACGCCTCGGACGGGGTGCAGTTGGACGGCGTCATGCTGGGGCGCGCGGCCTATCACGAGCCGGCCCTGATGGGGCAGGTGGACCGCCGGATCTTCGGCGAGGCTGTTGAAGACGTGGACGTCTTCGAGGCGCTGGAGCGTTACCGCCCCTATATGGCGGCGCGGCTGGACGAGGGCGCCAATCTGGCGAGCATGACTCGGCACATGCTGGGGCTGATGCACGGCCGGGCGGGGGCGCGGGCCTTTCGTCGCATCCTGACCGTGGAGGGCGTGAAGCCCGGCGCGGGGCTGGAGGTGGTGGATCGCGCGGTCTCGGCCGTGCGTGAGGCCGAAGCGCGGCAGGCCCGTCTGGGCGAGAGCGAAGAAGCGGCCTGA
- the metX gene encoding homoserine O-succinyltransferase MetX translates to MTLALIDPASPAEEPACRSASTRRPSKLLQREGAHDVVVPIPDGLELDFGGTLTQKRVVGRLHGKPGAPLIVVAGGISADRYVHRTETKGLGWWSGAVGVRAPIDLTRFRVLAFDFAPEFGEGVTEPKAPLTITTQDQARLLAHLLDHLGVDKVAAFIGCSYGGMIALAFGELFPDWAEQLVVVSAAHRPHPLATAWRGIQRRILQLGLETGRIDQAVGLARELAMTTYRTQEEFGDRFDSEAPSHAGQAYPVCDYLTSRGRAYRDRTTPSRWLTLSDSIDRHRVEPEAISAPVTLVGFTTDRLCPIDDMRELADRLPNLWRFEQHASVYGHDAFLKEDRLVGDILTSVLKDIDQ, encoded by the coding sequence ATGACCCTGGCCCTGATCGACCCCGCGTCCCCCGCCGAAGAGCCCGCCTGTCGGTCGGCTTCCACACGCCGCCCGTCGAAACTGCTGCAACGCGAGGGCGCCCATGACGTCGTGGTTCCGATCCCGGACGGCTTGGAGCTGGATTTCGGCGGAACCCTGACCCAGAAGCGGGTCGTCGGGCGCCTGCACGGCAAGCCGGGCGCCCCGCTGATCGTGGTCGCGGGCGGGATTTCCGCCGACCGTTACGTCCATCGCACCGAAACGAAGGGCCTGGGCTGGTGGTCCGGCGCCGTGGGCGTGCGCGCGCCGATCGACCTGACCCGTTTCCGTGTCCTGGCCTTTGATTTCGCGCCGGAATTCGGCGAGGGCGTGACGGAGCCCAAAGCCCCCCTGACCATCACCACCCAGGATCAGGCGCGGTTGCTGGCCCACCTTCTGGACCATCTGGGGGTGGACAAGGTCGCCGCCTTCATCGGCTGTTCCTATGGCGGCATGATCGCCCTGGCCTTCGGCGAGCTCTTCCCCGACTGGGCCGAGCAGTTGGTGGTCGTGTCCGCCGCCCACCGCCCTCACCCGCTGGCCACCGCCTGGCGCGGCATTCAACGCCGCATCCTGCAACTGGGCCTTGAAACGGGTCGCATCGATCAGGCCGTGGGTCTGGCGCGCGAACTGGCCATGACCACCTATCGCACCCAGGAAGAGTTCGGCGACCGCTTCGATTCCGAGGCTCCCAGCCACGCCGGCCAGGCCTATCCGGTGTGCGACTACCTGACCTCGCGCGGCCGGGCCTATCGCGACCGCACCACCCCTTCGCGCTGGCTGACCCTTTCGGACTCCATCGACCGCCACCGCGTCGAGCCGGAGGCCATCAGCGCCCCCGTCACCCTGGTCGGCTTCACCACCGATCGCCTGTGCCCCATCGACGACATGCGAGAGCTGGCCGATCGCCTGCCCAACCTCTGGCGCTTTGAACAACACGCTTCCGTCTACGGCCACGACGCCTTCCTGAAGGAAGACAGACTGGTCGGCGACATCCTGACCTCCGTACTGAAGGATATCGACCAATGA
- a CDS encoding alpha/beta fold hydrolase, giving the protein MGRRSRGTDRSWRGPYPVAVSAASHVRRTYRPARRGHEVRRKDAHAFESGDAAAPLEAFAPDRLVLWGHSFGAFAAVAAATQSDRFSAVIAANGPYNLLSVWGQFSLKPSISPEAPLRVRMAQTFNRRQPPTPDALAAQVPLGRPPAAGFHCARSPDTGPQPAHTPPLVLSSANRRQVRSKSGAHEGGARGCASQSRRGSRVQACATVRRG; this is encoded by the coding sequence ATGGGCCGCCGAAGCCGAGGGACGGATCGATCGTGGCGAGGTCCCTACCCCGTCGCGGTCAGCGCGGCTTCGCACGTTCGGCGAACTTATCGACCTGCACGTCGAGGACATGAAGTCCGTCGGAAAGACGCCCACGCGTTCGAAAGCGGCGATGCGGCGGCGCCTCTGGAGGCGTTTGCCCCCGACCGACTCGTCCTCTGGGGGCACAGCTTTGGCGCCTTTGCGGCCGTCGCCGCTGCGACCCAATCCGACCGCTTCTCCGCCGTCATCGCTGCGAACGGCCCCTATAATCTGCTCAGCGTCTGGGGGCAGTTTTCCCTAAAGCCATCCATTTCACCGGAGGCCCCCCTCCGCGTGAGGATGGCGCAGACATTCAACCGACGCCAACCCCCGACGCCAGACGCCCTGGCCGCTCAGGTTCCCCTTGGCCGTCCGCCTGCGGCAGGGTTTCATTGCGCCCGATCTCCCGACACTGGTCCGCAACCAGCGCATACCCCTCCCCTCGTCTTGTCTTCAGCCAACCGGCGTCAGGTTCGATCAAAGTCAGGCGCACACGAAGGCGGTGCACGCGGATGCGCCAGTCAATCCAGGCGCGGTTCCAGGGTTCAAGCCTGTGCGACAGTTCGTCGGGGCTGA
- the metB gene encoding cystathionine gamma-synthase produces the protein MIRARPADPRTIATRSGVDTDTAHGAVMPALYLSSNYSFAAFGQPRKYDYSRSGNPTRDVLAETLAELEGGAGAVITATGMAAVDLPLSLLEPSDLLIAPHDCYGGTHRLLIARAKKGHFRVAFVDQNDSAALDAALADGCRLVLIETPSNPLLRVTDIAEVCRRAHAVGAKVVADNTFLSPALQRPLELGADIVVHSTTKYINGHSDVVGGAVIAADPTDHQQLAWWANCLGVTGSPFDAYQTLRGLRTLFTRIERQQATAALVAAALEQHPAVKAVHYPGLTSHPGYALAARQQSGPGAMLSFELTGGTEAVCAVIEGLEIFTLAESLGGVESLIAHPATMTHAAMTPEARATAGITDGLLRLSVGLEHQDDILADLTQALDAVTLKAAA, from the coding sequence ATGATCCGCGCCCGTCCTGCCGATCCCCGCACCATCGCCACCCGCTCGGGCGTCGATACGGACACGGCCCACGGCGCGGTCATGCCGGCCCTGTATCTGTCGTCAAACTATTCCTTCGCCGCCTTCGGCCAGCCGCGCAAATACGACTATTCGCGCTCGGGCAATCCGACCCGCGACGTGCTGGCCGAGACCCTGGCCGAGCTGGAAGGCGGCGCTGGGGCGGTCATCACCGCCACCGGCATGGCGGCGGTCGACCTGCCGCTCAGCCTGCTGGAGCCCAGCGACCTGCTGATCGCCCCGCACGACTGCTACGGCGGCACCCACCGCCTGCTGATCGCCCGCGCGAAGAAGGGGCATTTTCGCGTCGCCTTCGTCGATCAGAACGACAGCGCCGCGCTGGACGCCGCCCTGGCCGACGGCTGCAGGCTGGTGCTGATCGAGACCCCGTCCAACCCCCTGCTGCGCGTCACGGACATCGCCGAGGTCTGTCGCCGCGCCCACGCCGTGGGGGCCAAGGTGGTCGCCGACAACACCTTCCTGTCGCCGGCCCTCCAGCGGCCGTTGGAGCTGGGCGCCGACATCGTGGTCCACTCGACCACCAAATACATCAACGGCCATTCCGACGTGGTCGGCGGCGCGGTGATCGCGGCCGATCCTACCGACCATCAGCAGCTGGCCTGGTGGGCCAACTGCCTGGGCGTCACGGGCTCGCCGTTCGACGCCTATCAGACCCTGCGCGGCCTGCGGACCCTGTTCACCCGCATCGAGCGGCAGCAGGCGACGGCAGCCTTGGTCGCGGCGGCGCTGGAGCAGCATCCGGCGGTCAAGGCGGTCCACTATCCGGGGCTGACCAGCCACCCCGGCTATGCGCTGGCGGCCCGCCAGCAGTCGGGGCCGGGCGCCATGCTCAGCTTTGAGCTGACCGGCGGGACCGAGGCGGTCTGCGCGGTCATCGAGGGGCTGGAGATCTTCACTTTGGCCGAATCTCTGGGCGGCGTTGAAAGCCTGATCGCCCACCCCGCCACCATGACCCACGCCGCCATGACGCCCGAAGCCCGCGCGACGGCGGGCATCACCGACGGGCTGCTGCGCCTGTCGGTCGGACTGGAGCATCAGGACGACATCCTGGCCGACCTGACCCAGGCTCTGGATGCGGTGACGCTGAAGGCGGCGGCGTAA